The Cryptomeria japonica chromosome 2, Sugi_1.0, whole genome shotgun sequence region ggtttttctaccaaaagggttttccccatgcaaatcattgtgttgtggtatgcatgatattatgtttatttttgttaattttttgtaactattgtaacgatctgtaaaagttttgtattaccctcctctcaaggttagtgtaggaagttgttccactacttaacttccttataggtTTAAAGTTTATAAGAATCTAGAAATTAAGgttaagattgattcacccccccccttcttagtcttGTGgtgtattcaacaattggtatcaaagcgaggttccTCTTGACAAAGATCTAGGATGGCACATGAATTCACCTAGAAGGCTCCAATGTTTGATGGCACATGAATTCACCTAGAAGGCtccaaagtttgatggcacaaattatgcatattggaaagaaacGATAGAATATCATTTAGCAACTATGTCGACTGAAATATGGGAAAGAATTAAGAATGGCTATAATGCTCCTCACAATATTCCTAAAACTTTGGATAAAATCAAagaatatgagaataatgcaaaggctacaATTAGAATTTTCAATTGTTtgaatgatgcaatatttagctAAGTTACAAGTGTGAAGtcaactaaagaaatttgggacaaGTTGAAGAGTGTATTTGAAGGTGATGAAAATACAAAGAAAGCCAAGATTACAAATATAAGGCATGAGTTTGAGAATGTGAAGATGtctgatgatgaaaatattgaaaactatATTCATCGAGTGAATGAGATTGTAAATGCACTTACTAGTATTGGTGGAATgctagaagaaagtgaagttgtgagaAAGATAATGGCAACATTGCCCAAATTCTATAAACCTAAGAAGTATGATATTGAAGAAAGTAACGATATCAATAAGTACATTATGGATCAGCTCCTTGGTTCACTTTACGTCTTTAAGAttgaaaggaaaggaaagaagtAGCATTCAAAGTTACAAAGAAGCCTAGAGAAGAACCAGAATAAATTGAAGacatggatgagattgaagcaaactttgtgacaatattgaagagaggaactaaaaGGTACAAAGGTAATCTACCCTTATTATTCTTCTAGATGTATGTATAAAGAGTATTATGGTAGAAGATCTAATAATGTTTACAAAGGAAAGGAGAACTACAAAGGGAATGACAAAAATAAGAGAAGAGATGGCAGAGATAAGCAAAATAAGAGTTTTTGTTCAACAATGACCTACtcatttgaagaagaagatggtgaaGACTCAAATAAATAATATGTATTCCTGAGAATAGAAGAAAAGATCATGAGCGGTCCAGAAGTTCAAAAAATGTGAAGAACAGTGAGAAACCAGAGAGTGTGTGAAGACTGCACTACATGCAAGACTAGAACCGAAAGCGTGGATCATTGACTTCAGATGTAAaaatcatatgaccaatgataaagGTAAGTTTATTGAccttgagaagtatgatggtggatcaattaaGTTTATAGGAGAGGAATCTTCACCTATTTGTGGAAAAGGGAGCATctttattgatggtaagcataaagtGAAtgttgtttattatgttaaaggtctaATACATAGCCTATTGAGTGTGAATCAAATGTGTAGTAAAGTTTATAAGGTCATATTTCATGAGACCATATGTGAAATTAGAAAAGGAGGGTCTATAAGACTAGTTGCAGAAGTTATTTGAACTAACGGAAGTATTTACTATGTGGAGGTTAATAATGGAACTAGCTTTGTGTTGGCACTATGTAATGAATGTGTTAGGGTTTAGGCATATCCAGAGcaaatataaattaacaattatatgcagatgaaaacataaaagatgaagaaaaatacataacatagataacacagagagtTAGTGTGGTTCACcaaagatgggctacatccatagaatatagtcgtccaatcttttcttGTTATCCAGTAAAGCAGTataacaccattacaatgcccttTTTTATTCCATCcacttataacaagcaattttagggcaacactcaaagtcgGTTATTTTCAAGGTTTTTTTTCAATGTCAATACTTGCAGTACTTgcatgatcagtcgccacatatcaacaaaatGTTGGTTGTGACAAAAAATAATGGGACATATCAACTTTTGATAATATGGTGAAGATTACTTCTAATCATGTTGTGAGAAATTTACCAAGAATTATCAAACTGGCTAATATTGTGTGCAAGGAACATCAGTTGGGAAAAGCAAACGAAAATGACATTCAAAATCAAGGAGTACACTACTTTATAGCTTTTGGAGTTGGTTCATACAAATTTTTGCAAACCTACAAGGACAAAAGGACTAAAAGGAGAAAGGTATtctatgttacttattgatgattactctataatgacatgggttactttcttgaaagaaaagtctgaaGCATTAGATAGATTTATGATATTCAATTCAATGGTTGAGAATCAAATAGGTGGTATAATCAAATGTCTGAGGTCTGATAGTGgaaagtttacatcaaatgaattccATAAATTTTGTGAAGAATATTTTATTAGGAGGCATttttttctctttgaggactcCTCAAAAGAATGGTGtaattaaaagaaaaaataggactattattgagatggctagaactatatTGAAATATATTAACATGCCTAATGTGTACTAGAAAGAAGTGCATGTCATTGTTTACCTTCTTAACAAGGTATAGATCAAagtgaatcacacaaagacaccttatgaactctGGAATGGAAAACCTCCTATAGTTAAGAACTTCAAAATATTTGGCAGCAAGtgctacataaagagagatgaagaaTATCTAGGCAAGTTTGATGCAAGAGaaaatgaaggaatatttttgggatattctacaaatagcaaggcttaccagtgttacaataagaaGTTGTAGAAGATTGTGGAAAATACAAATGTGAAAGTTTTACAAGAATGGAATCAAACTAAAATTGCATCTAAACCTGAAATTGAGATAGAAATTATGTTGGTTGTTTCATAAGAGAAATTTGATCTGGAAGAGGAGGAGACTAATACagaggaagaagaatttgaacAAGCTCCTAAAACACTAGCAAAGTATGTGTGAAACAATCactcagaagatcaaatcattggagacaagagcaaaggtgttcaaacaagaagaagacttgcagaATCCAATGAACaagcaaattattattttttatctcaaGTAGAGTCAAATACTTATGCAAAATCTAGTAAAGATGAGAGTTGGAtacaagcaatggaagaagagctgaatcGGATAGAagagaatcaaacatgggaaccgGTGCCTAGACCAGTGGAAAAAAATATGATAGGAACCAAGTGGATGTTCCAAAaaaagctaaatgaagatggaaaactcACTAGAAACAAGGCTAGGTTGGTctacaaaggttattcacaagttgaagatatagattttgaggagacatttccTTCAATAGATAGaatggaagctataaggatgtttcttgcatttgcaactcataagaacttaaaggtatatcaaatggatgttaagtcaacatttttgaatggtgaacttgaagaagaagaagtatacattgaacaaccagatgggttgaAGCTATCAGAAGATCCGaattggtttgtagattgaagaaggcattgtatggactcacacaagctcctagagcttggtatgcaaggttgaataggtatttgttacaacaaaattttagaaaaagtaCTACAAATAGTAATATTTACTTTAAAATTGAAGCTGAAaaattgttgattgttgttgtatatgttgatgatatcatatttggaggaaatgaaaatgTATGTAGGAAGTTCACATAAGAGAttcagaaggaatttgagatgtctaggaTAGGTTAGCTATCATTTTTCTTTGATCTTCAAGTTATTCAATAATAATAAAAGGCAAttttatttctcaaaccaagtatatcaaggagatttTGAAGAATTTTGGGATGGAGAATTGTAAACTAGTTTCCACCCTTATGGGTACTAGTTGTAAGTTAAGAAAGGATGATGGATCTCCAGATGTTGATCAAAAaaggtatagatctatgattggaggactattgtaTCTGACTACTtcaagaccggatattatgaaaATTGTTTGTTTGGTGGTTGGATATTAGGCTAGTCCTAAGCAATCTCATGATCaagcagtaaagaggatatttagatatttgaaagggactctatATTATGAGTTGTGGTAAAAGAAGGATGATAATTTCAAAGTGAAAGCATATATAGATGTCGATTGAGCTGGATGTGTTGATGACAAAAGAAGTACGAGTGGTAGAGAATTTTTATTAGGAGAcaaattggtctcttggttgagtaacaaACAAGAGTCAATTTATATTATCTATTGTAGAGGTTGAATACATTCCAACAACATCTTGCTGCACTCAAGTcatgtggatgaaacaaactttAAATGAAATCAAGGTAGTGTATAATGAAGCAAAAttcctattttgtgtgataatataagtgatattaacatttcaaataatccggtaatgcattcaaagactaaacatattgCAATCTGGTATCATTTATAATGGTCTTCCCTTCTTGTGCTTCCAAACTCACTGTGACACTGCCTTTGGTGAACTTGGTGTGTTTTGTGTTATAACAACCAACAAGAACTCTTTTTTttccatataaatatatataagaaagttcatAAAAATGTAACTCTAAGGCAAATGCAACCAAGACTTACTATGAATTATTATTTCTTCTAATCTCCAATTTTTTTTCAATCCAGACACTTTTCTTGTTCTGAATAAATTCGATTAACATGGTTCCTATGTATAGATTCAAAACTCCAAACCCAAGAACAAAATAGAACCTGATATAACTCTACCAGATTGAGCCATACTGCAGTCACAGACTTGAACCTGTAGCTCCACACACCTCAAATTTTAGTCATGGTAAGAATGGATTGCATAGTGCAGGCCAGGTATCATCCTTTCCCATTCTGCTGCCACACTTCCTAATAGCGATTGTCTTCACCCTCTGTGATTCATGCGACAAAGGCATTTGCTAATGCAATCTGGTCATAGTGAAAAACTCCGGCATTGTGACCCATTATGTGATTCTTCTATAAGGATTTCAACTTATGAAGGGTGGACATCTTCTTCCAAAAAATCGTGCAACTTCGATATCAAGCTCCAACGCTCAGTTTATAGTTGGtgtagggcacctagcactccaagaatgaaagCTTTGATTTCTTTTAATTTGTGtgttaatgtgtgatgtaataatgtaccaaccattgaggacttagtagagccatggttgagttgtccaaattttggtttgagtcaattgtgctcaggatgttgttagcctgagaagtgagatgcttcaATAGTTCACAGGAAAAATACTCCAGAttaatgtattcatgtattaggagtcaattgagttgattttaggtcttctagggtgtttgaggacctttaagagccttagaatgcattagaatgcaaaattgcatcctggagcaaaagttgatgagcaacattttgcaatttcttgcaaaagttgcatttttggttataggagTTAGGAAGTTCATTTAACCAATtgaaacaagtggatataagccaaatttaacttcattgtatgggttggaggattggaaatgcaagagcaagtttttggtttgtgaagcaaccttgtttccaccggtttGTTACAGTTTTGTCTCGTTTTTCCTTGCTTGTACtgtccagtacggactagatggtgtaaaatcattgccatatttgtatgttcattttattttaatttattaatgtttatttgcaagtttgattgttccaggttgtagatatttctttcattctttgcaactaagagcaaaacccttgcaagtagggtttaagagcaagaaatggctctaacctaggtagtctttgatggcacctattgaGATCACCAATAATTATAGGTTAGGGTCTTTACATAGCTTAGGAATAGGGTTTGTGATGTTTCaggtctaggaggaggagaaacaatgaagccctaggctcaccgctgggagtaggtgagttaggatagCAAGAGAAGTGcgatttgtgagcacatggagattgGTGCAGGTCCAAGTGGCATATGAATGGAATTCAATCTAAGTAACCTTAAATATTCCCAAGGTTTTTGGGGTAGGATATCTGACTGGTGAAGAGttctagacccatcttgccaattcaccggctaggcctaaaacccttcaaataagtgcagcattggaaaccccacttgtacggataacccagatgcacttttctagtattgtctataacttccaaaagggtactaaaatccatgatttatttcttagcttgtttgggacttttgtaAATTAACCCCCTAAAaccgcctagggagggctaatgcaattaggcctaattaggtgtcggtagagacctagaagggttaagaagccaaggtgatggatttggtgagtcttaaacctcaaaacacattgaagacacctttttgatgcattgggaaaccataggaagagattgtgtgttaagatccttgcaggagtggttggagcccaagagaggagtgtgtgagtaattaaggtggcaacctcaagtggaggagttgattgtctagaaaccattggctatacctaggaggcaattaaagaaggtttagaccttggaggtctcattatcataacccctgccaagtgccataggaaggacttgagtagttgtagggttgagtaagacaagtcactcaagaaggtgtatcaaacaagcctcaagactctctgcatcaataGTGGATACCAATCACTAAGTTTCTGCGATTTCCTTCCCAATTGTATATTCGCAGTCCAAACTCGAGCTATCAATGCCCATCTTTCACCCAATTCCAATTCGATTTTAATTTCCCAGACCTAGTCTTTCACAAGCATAGTAAATATTGCAATTGAGGGATTACATCCTCAAAAGCCATGAAAAATCTCCAGAATTAACTCTAGAAAAACAAACTTCAAAATAACATAATTTCCAAGGTGTCTCAATCAGCACTTCAAGCTCTTATTTATAACTCCATTTGGGCACATTTCCCAATACATCATAAATGTGGGATAATAGAATGTTATACTAAAATAATAATATCCCCTTATGTCTCCTCATTGAAATGAAACTTTAAATTTTCCCTTTAAAAATTAGTCCCAATATTTATTAATCATTAaagttaaatatttatatttaacttTAGGAACTTTTAATTTAATTTCCCAATTGATTAATGACTCATTAAATTGTCAAACCTAATGAAGAATTAAATGTACCAAAATACTAACATCCAAAAATGCTTCAAATATTTCTAGTCATTGAGCCAcagttgacttactataaatagtaagtatcttgaaaccttgtcaatTCACTTGAAACTGGAATTTCCTAGGTCAAATCTCACATTGATCCCTGAAAAGTCCTACTTATCCCTTGAGACCATGGCAAGATGGGCTAACAACGGGTCACCACATGTCtggctaaaaaggggacattacagtccgcccctcttgaaattgcttgtcctcaagcaatctcaactctAGATGTTGCAGAACATACTTGccctcccatgtagcatcctctacCAGCAAATTCTTCCATTTTACCAAATACTCTATGATGACCTGTGTCCGTAAAGTATGCTCCCTGATATCAGGAATGGCCTTAAGAACCAAAATAATTTTCCCCTCATCATCCAAAGGAGGTAACTCTGCTAAAGGTGCCACATTATATCCCAATGCCCTTTTGAGGtgagacacatgaaacacattatgtacCTTACTGTCTATCGGCAACTCTAACTCATAATCCACCTCACCAACCCTCCTGATAACTCTAAAAGGTCCATAGTAGCATGGCTTTAACTTCTTTGCACCACTCCTCTTGAGAGTGGATTGTTGATAAGGCTACACCATAAGATAAACCATATCACCAACCTTAAAAGAACTCTCCACTTTGTGTTGGTCTGCATACTATTTATGTTGGTTCTGAGCTTTCTGCATGTTTTATTTCAAGTACCTCATAATATCTTGACTCTCCTGACAAAAGTATTTGCTAATGCAGCCTGGTCATAGTGAACAACTCCAGCATTGTGGCCCGGTATGTGCTTCTTCTGTAAGGGCTGAAACTTATGAAGGGTGGATGTCTTTTTCCCAAAAATCATGCAACTTTAATAACAAGCTCCAACACTGAGTTTATAGGGGATACCAATAACTAAGTTCTATGATTTCCTTCACAGCTGTATATTCGCAGTCCAAACTAGAACTATCAATCCATATTTCACCCAATTCCAATTCGATTTTAATTTCGTAGACCTCTTCTTTCACAGGCGTAGGAAATTTTGCAATTGAGAGATTACATCCTCAAAATCCATGAAAAATCTGTAGAATTAACTCCAAAAAATAAACTTCAAAATAACACAATTTTCAAGATGTCTCGATCAACACTTCAAGCTCTTATTTATAACTCCATTTGGGAACATTTCAACCAATACATCATAAATGTGGGATAATAgaatgttataataaaataataatatccccTTATGTCTCCTCATTGAAAGGGAACTTTTAATTTTCCCTTTAAACATTACTCCTAGCATTTATTAATcattaaagttaaatatttaaatttaactttaagaaattttaatttaatttcccaATTGATTAATGGCTCATTAAATTGTCAAGCCTGATGCATAATTAAATGCACCAAAATACTGACATCCAAAAATGCTTCAAATATTTCTAGTCACTGAGCCacaactgacttactataaatagtaagtatttgGAGACCCTATCAAAACACCTCTAAATGGCCTAAAACTGGAATTTCCTAGGTGAAATCTCACATTGGTCCCAAAAAATTCATGGTTAGCCCCTGAGACCATGGCAAGATGGGCTAACAACAGATCACCACATGACTGGCTAAAAAAGGGACATTgcatcatttcttaagggagaaggttgcaAAGAAGGAATTTAGATTAGAGTATGTACCTACTAAAGAatgaattgcaaatatctttactatcTCTGGTAGAAGTTGGGGGTCATTGCCCCTCCTTTTTTAAACTAGATACATTTATGTGGTGCATCTATCTAGGGGGAGTTTTAAATCTCATCTTTTTCTCTTGGATTGATGCAATTGTtgctctcagggggagtagtgaatGCTACAGTTTTCAAAGCCTTATCAGAAAATGGGAGAGAGAGTTTAGAAGATTTCCCTTTAtctttgatttcaaagggggagatatatatatatatatatagggagatAGATCAATTGTGATTTTAGTGCTTTGTTATtggtggtgttgccatcaatgacaaagggggagattgttggaacatGATTTGTTGTATTGTATTGTCACcgatgtcaacctatcttgtgttgtcaatgatgtcacaTTGTCTATGTATTGCAGATGGTCTGAAAGTGAGTGTTCTCATATTGTTGTGTGGTATGGTGAAGATGTTGAGGTGTTTTTGGAAGGCTAGTGTAGTGGAAGTTTTAATATGCAAGCGTAATGCTGAAAATATTGGGGTTTCCACCATTAAGTTTATGAAAATCACTAATATTTAGACTTAGggaacattacattaaaagagggaatTAAATctaatggatctagccacaaatcaggaAGGATAAGGGCTGAGAATTCTATTGGGTTTACCAGGATTGGATTGAATTGCCCTCTTTTAAATTAAATTGTAAAAATGTTAAAATAGGGTAAATGTCctagaattgatgtaaaaatgtatGAACAGTAAGCTATAGTCATCAAATCGAGCCATGAACCTGGATTTGAGAATTGTAAGAGTGTTCAGATATGTTCttagaaggagctcctgatttgtcaaGACTAGGATGGTGGTTgctctggtcctccacactttttgcacTCTGATGGGGCAATGATTAGTCATTGTAAATAAAACTATTTTTTGAAGATTGCAGCTCTGTACTTGTTCCtcgtgaatttttgtttgtctccacattgAATTAggttttcatgaagtcttcaataacatagaacatgaatgtcaactctaatgcatgaatcttgaccttatctctACTCTAATGCTTGAAAGAAAACTGATTGCTTTCTCAGTTGAACTTTAATTCTTGATTGCTTGTTGTCGAATTGAATTGATGTGTgtgatgtcaaaatgagaggggtatgtACCTTTTTTATACTTGCTTatcaaaaaacaacttaattttttgacatgagccgacaccGGGCCAGAATTCTCgctcaaatcacatgatcattaaGGTGCCCAAAAttaggtcctaattgggaggaccaagatgccacaccctggtcctacccaatcAGAGACCAAGAATAAAGGGAAGGATGAAGTGTGAATTGAAAATGGTGGTAAATTTGCATAATATGAGAAGAATCAGGTCCCATTTAGGTCTTAGAGaatgaacactaaggtgagggcccaaatgcaaccaaaattgtaagggagtacaatttaggatgctacacttagccctcactttagtgggGGTATGAGACTAggcatactctcggtaaagtacaaaaGTTCACATTGAAAGGCTTCTGTTAGGAtgctaaggaggcaagacacaccaagcccccaatggactttaggtatcttactacttcaagatcaagataaaagggacatcataagaaagagagagaaagagaaccatgactacctAGCCTAGTAAGATTCACTTACCATGAGTCctaaaagaaaaataccaaatataCAAAGAAAAAGGCTAAATTCACTAAGTAACTTGAGAATAGAGATGTgcaaagagagaaacattgagtGAAGTCTATGTCCCCAAGTTAAAGCGATTGTGCATGCATCAttgggagaaatttctttaaggtagtatacattcatccaaaagacaagcacattatcacaacgATAAGCCCCCAAGAGagaataaatcaaaggataatgatcacaaaacacaaagtacataagggttctacttaactcttgggtcaatatgctcttatgataaataatgtatatcatgaagtatatttacattgaattgtcctcatcacccaaagaaagtagaaccacaatAGAAGAaaggcacatgtgtcttttgagtcaacataggagagaccaaaagagatctcaatgctttgcatcatcctcaagtagacaacactagggacaacaaatagaagaattgagaaacaaatagaacaAGGTtaaaaacaagcaagagaggagagagagagaatctatggaatgaatgaagctaatcaagcaagtcatccacctcccaatcttgctcaacattgttttgtgaaggtggacaatatgcaagaggggCGACTTCAAGCGcagtagatggagctaccacaagttccaaaaaagtggcatgctctaatgatggatcactttgtatgttactaggagctaggattaatgcttgtgaaaattaTTCAGATAAATCATATTCAGCATCAAAATATTCgtattcattatcattatcatcaacattgttagaatgaacatcattttcatccat contains the following coding sequences:
- the LOC131870090 gene encoding uncharacterized protein LOC131870090 codes for the protein MTESAPRSNESSLENPISVVTMTYPIVTTTIQDSINPSQDVVAGEDDDSTLPPWLFSNAPKRKKQTVSPEDFDFSQLVVVKPKSTKKAKNLSRVKPYQQSTLKRSGAKKLKPCYYGPFRVIRRVGEVDYELELPIDSKVHNVFHVSHLKRALGYNVAPLAELPPLDDEGKIILVLKAIPDIREHTLRTQVIIEYLVKWKNLLVEDATWEGKNILKNPYK